A part of SAR202 cluster bacterium genomic DNA contains:
- a CDS encoding phosphoribosylformylglycinamidine cyclo-ligase, producing MHHLYKESGVDLDKARQVKKIYEPIVKTTFNKNTISPLGLFGGFYELKDYKNPVIVSSTDGVGTKLVISNYLRKYHNLGQDIVNHCINDVLTSGAKPLFFLDYIAVDSLVIEQAEGLVEGMAESCRDSGCVLIGGETAQLSGVYSKGQFDIAGFLVGVVEKDLLLEPAKVKKDDVLIGVPANGLHTNGYSLVRKVFNIDKDPKILNKTFNELNTTLGEVLTIPHRSYYPLLQPILSEIVAMAHITGGGLIENLMRVIPPGLNVDIDYDSWKPQNIFRLIQTQGNVSDQEMWSVFNMGVGMVLICDQNNVSNILTKIEDSWIIGKVIE from the coding sequence ATGCATCATTTATATAAAGAATCTGGGGTTGATTTAGATAAAGCTCGCCAGGTAAAAAAAATATATGAACCAATAGTAAAGACTACTTTTAACAAGAACACGATAAGCCCATTAGGACTATTTGGTGGTTTTTATGAATTGAAAGATTATAAAAACCCAGTGATAGTTTCGAGTACAGACGGGGTAGGAACTAAATTAGTTATAAGTAATTATCTAAGAAAATACCACAACCTTGGTCAAGATATAGTTAATCATTGTATCAATGATGTATTAACTTCAGGGGCCAAGCCATTATTTTTTTTGGATTACATTGCAGTGGATTCTCTTGTAATCGAACAAGCAGAAGGTTTAGTTGAAGGCATGGCTGAATCTTGTAGAGATTCAGGCTGTGTATTAATCGGAGGAGAAACTGCACAATTATCAGGTGTTTATTCAAAAGGACAATTTGATATTGCTGGATTTTTGGTAGGTGTTGTGGAAAAAGATTTGTTATTGGAACCTGCAAAAGTGAAAAAAGATGATGTTTTGATAGGAGTTCCAGCAAATGGTTTACATACAAATGGGTATTCTTTGGTAAGGAAAGTATTCAATATTGATAAAGACCCCAAGATTTTAAACAAAACATTTAATGAATTAAATACAACATTAGGTGAAGTATTAACAATCCCACATAGATCGTATTACCCTTTGTTGCAACCTATACTAAGCGAAATAGTAGCAATGGCACATATTACAGGCGGAGGTTTAATTGAAAATTTAATGAGAGTTATTCCTCCAGGTTTAAATGTGGATATAGATTATGATTCATGGAAACCACAAAATATATTTAGATTGATACAAACCCAAGGAAATGTTTCTGATCAAGAAATGTGGTCGGTATTTAATATGGGTGTTGGTATGGTATTAATTTGTGATCAAAACAATGTGTCTAATATATTAACAAAAATAGAAGACAGTTGGATAATAGGAAAAGTAATAGAATAA